Genomic segment of Streptosporangium sp. NBC_01755:
GCGTCACCAGCTCACCCGAACCCGGATCCCCATCCCCTGCACACGACCAGCTCGACGAGCTCGTGCGGTGGATGAGGGAGTGGGAGAACGCCTACCGGGAGACCCAAGGCTGGCCTACAGCGCCGGTCCGGGGAGCGTCCGCTCCTGCTTTGACGTCGTCGGTCGCGTGGCACCTCTCCCACCTCGACGGGATCCTCGCCCACCCCGACACCGCCGAAGGGTTCGGCGTCGGCATCCTGTACTGGCACGCGCAGGTCACCGCCGCGGCGAAGACCAAGCCGAAGCGGAGCCACATCAAAGGGGTGCGCTGCCGCCAGTGCCACGTCGCGACCCTGTACCGGTTCGAAGACGAAGATGGCGAGGTCCGTGTGGAGTGCCGTAACCGGGGCTGCGGAGAGAACCGCGGCGGGCCGGCCGTGATGACGCTGGCCGAGTTCCAGGGGCACGTCCAGACCGAAGCTGACGCTGAGATTGCTCGGCGGGCATCGTGAGCGAGTCCTGCCCGACCTGCCGAGGCCGCGGGACTCTGCCCGACGCGAAGACGTGCGCTCTTGCCGACTGTGGGCGGGAGTTCCGATGGCAGGACGACGGGCGGGGGAGAGACCACCCGCGGGAGGATGCCGCGTACTGCTCAGCGTCGTGCCGGAGGGTCGCCGCCCAGCGCGCCTACCGCCGACGGCGAGCCGCGTGATCGCATCGCCCGGAGAGATGCGATCACATTTGGTTCGTTCGCCCGTCCTGCCCAGAAATGCAGGTGTGGTGGATCGGCCTTCCCAGTAGCGTTGCATGCAGTTCATCGGGCCTGGAGTCGGTGCGGGTCGAAGGACATCGGTTATCTCTTTCCAAGATTCCGCCGGTGTCTGCCTCCATATCCGCGCCTTCTCCCGGCTCGGTGAACTGGTCAGGTCTGGTGTTGGCACGGGTCGAAGCATCATCGGTTATCCACTGTTAATGGGGCGGTTGCGGGTTCGAGTCCCGCCGCAGGCTTCGGCCTGTGTAGCTCAATTGGCAGAGCACCAAAAATACCGGTGGGCGTCCCCATATCCGTGCCTTCACCTGACCTGATCGTTCGTCAGTCCTGTCGGCGGTGCGGGTCGAATCTCGATCGGTTATCGCCTCTGGAGCGGGTGACGCAGGTTCAAATCCTGCCGGGCCGACCACGTCGGCCTGTCGTCTAGCGGCCTAGGACGCCTAAACGCCGGTCGGAGTCCCCATATCCGCACCGTCGACAGGGCTGACGAGCAGGGGAGCGGGTCGAAGAACGTCGGTTATCGGGAACAATTTGTCGCGGGTTCGAATCCCGTCGCCGTGGCCTAGCTGCGGTGTAGCTCAGCCTGGTAGAGCGATTGTCAAAACCCCGGCGCTCATCACCACATCCGCTCCCCTTTCGCATATCCGCTCACAGGCGGGTCGAACGAAGGAGAGAGCACATGGCACGTGATCCGCTCGCGGGGATCTCCACGATCACAACCCCGCAGACGCAGCGCATCCCCGGCCGCACCGATCAGGTTCTCAACAACGCCGGCGGCTACGTGTTCGCCAAGGACACCTGGGAGCGCGTCGAGGACTTCATCCTGCTTGGAACATGTGGCGGCACGTACTACGTGGGTGAGGACAAGCTGACCGCGGACAACGCCGACGTGCTGTTCGTCGCGGTCGCCGAGGATGGGCCGCGCGTCGTCAACCTCATCGTGGCCATCTCCACCGCCCGGCCGCCCCGGGCGCCGAAGCCCCGCCCGGCCATCTTCGCTCTCGCCGCGGCGTTCGCCCGCGGCGACCTCGACACCCGCCAGGCCGTCAAGGCTGCTCTGCCGTTGGTGGTGCGGACCACGGATCATCTGGCGATGTTCGTCGGCTACCTGAAGAACCTCGGCGGCAAGGCATCCCGTAACGGGTCCGGCCTGGTCGTGGGCCGCGCCCTGCGGACGGCGCTCGCGTCGTGGTTCCTGCGGGACGAGCCCGACAACGTGGCGTTCCGGGCGTGCAAGGCGATGCAGCGCAAGACGCCGCAGGGTGAGGCGCTCGCGCTGCGGGACGTGCTGCGCATCGCCCACCCGAAGGCCGACACCGCGCAGCACAGGGCGCTGTTCGGCTGGATCGCAGGCAACGTCACCGACGACGAGGCTCGCGACGAGCTGCCCGCCGTCGACCGGTTCCTCACCGCGAAGGCCGTCACGTCTGTGGACGAGGCGATCCGCGTGGTGGGCGAGCTGCGGGTGCCGTGGGAGTTCCTGCCGGATGCGATGCTGCGCGAGCCCGCGGTGTGGGAGGCGCTGGTCGACACGGTCGGGATGACCGCGCTCATCCGCAACCTCGCCCGGATGACGCGGATCGGCGCCCTCAAGCCCATGGGTGACGCCACCGGCCGCGCTGTCGCGCGCCTCACGAACGGGGAGGCGATCGTCAGGGCGCGGATCCACCCGATGGACGCCTGGCTGGCCATGCGCGTCTACGCGTCCGGCACCGCCCAGCCGAACCCCCGCGCTGATGTCCAGACGTGGAAGCCTGTCCCGGCGATCCTCGACGCGTTGGAGGAGACCTACGAGCTGTCGTTCGGCGGCGTTGAGCCGTCCGGCAAGCGGCTCCTCGTCGCGGTCGACTCCTCAGGGTCGATGAGCGGCGGATGGGGCGGACGCCTCACCATGGGCGGGTCTCCGCTCGGCGCCCCCTACGAGGTGGGGTGCGCCATGGCGGTCATGCTGGCCCGCATCGAGCGCGGCAACGTGCACGTCATCGACGTCGACACGTCCGTCCACGCCTCCAAGGTGACGCCCCGCACGAACCTGCGGGAGATCGCCTCCTGGCGACCCTCCGGCGGCGGCACGAACCTCGCGCTGCCGTTCGACTGGGCGCGCCAGGAGCAGCTGAACGTGGACGGCATCGTCCTGTTCACCGACAACGAGACCTGGGCCGGCCGAACCCACGCCTCCCAGTCGCTCACCGCGTACCGCAAGGCCATCAACCCTGCGACGCGCGTCGTGGTCGCCGCGATGACCGCTGCCGGACACACAATCGGCGACCCGAACGACCCGGGCGTGCTGAACATGGCGGGCTTGGACGCGTCGCTGCCGATGGTCGTGAACGGCTTCATTCGAAGCTGATCCAATGGGTGCGTGAGGGCGGGGCTATCTGCCCTCACGCGTCTATTGGACAAAAAATCGATTTCCTGCAACGATGATCCGCAACCGCAGGTATGCCCTTTGGAGAGAGATCTCCGGAGGGCTTTTTTCATGTTCGGGGGTGCTTTGAACCCCGACGTGGATCCGGACATTGACCCGTCCGAAGTTGTCACTCCCTCGCAGGCCGCCGCCCGCTTCGGCGTCCCGGCCGGCACGGTCCGCTCGTGGATCTCCCGCCGCCGGATTAAGCCGATCGGCGCGATTGGCAGATACAACGTGTACGACTACCGGGTGCTGGCGAAGGTCGAGTTCGAGATGAACTATCAGCCTGATGAGGCTGAGGTCGCCTAGATAGTCCTAGACATTCCGAGACGCGCTCCTCTGGCGAGGGTGCGCCGGCTCCGTGCACGCTTCCCCGCGGTGCACGTCGAGCCTTGGGGGCTGGTTGGTCCTTGCGCGAGGGCGCCGACCAGCCCCCCACCAAGACGCGCACCCTTCCTGGCGGGTGGGTGTGCCGCGTGTCGCTGAGCAATGTGGAGCCCCCTTCACGCTCGCCGCGCGACTCCGGTACGGCCTGGCCTGAGGGCATGGGGGTGCCCAGCGGACGGTCAGGCCGTACCGGAACAACACCGCGAAACACCCCCGATGGAGAACGCTCATGAAGGTCTACCTAGCCACCAGCGGCACGTACTCCAGCTACCGAGTACACGGCGTGTACGCCCGCCGAGAGGACGCTGAAGCGTACGAATTCAGCGAGAACGTCGATGAGTACGAGCTGCTGGAGAGCCCGCAAGAGGTCCGGTCCTGGCACAGGCTGTTCTGGTACCCAGACAATCCCGAGGGCGAATACGAGCGTGAGGGCTTCTTCATGGGCCCCTACAAGACTCGCAACCCCGACGAGATGATGCCTGTCCGCATGGACTATGACGGCCGCTGGGAGCGGGTCGAACACCGCTGGAAAGGCGGTTACGGCGATCGCGGCTCCGGCGTGCTGGAGGTCCAAGGGTGGGACATTGAGCGCGTCCGGAAGGTGTTCGGGGAACTCCGCGCAGAGTGGCTGAACTGCAAGGCGCTCGGCATGGTGTGGGACCCGCGCGACACGAAGTGGACGCCCGGCGAGGTGGACGCCTGATGCGTATTCAGATCTTTCCCCTGCCTCATGTTGTCGTCGGCGAGGTTGTTGAGCAGCCGTTCGCGCTCGTCGTGGACCAGTACGACGCGCCGACCACCGAGGAAGAGTTCGACCGGTGGCAGCACTTCAAGCAGGAGTGCGGAGCCCGCGCGGTGCTCGTGACCCCGGAAACGGTCGAGGTCGTAGACCGGTACGCAGAACCCGCAGCGCCGCAAGAGCCGGTGTCGGGCAACGCGGACGCACTGCGGGACTTGGCACGCCTCGCCGAGTACGTGTACGACAACTTCCCCGACGGCGCCGCTCAAGGTGGCGGCACGATCGTGGATGTGGCCATGCGGCTGCTCGGCGAGTTGCCTCATCACCGTGACGCGGGGAAGCTGACCGCTGGGTGGCCGAAACTCCATCGGGACCGCTCCGAGGACGACGCGTGATGGCCCGCTGCATGCTCCGCTACCAGGTGGTCGTGAACGACCGGCCGCAGGGGTTCAAGCTCGGCGGGAACCCGGTTCACGTGGAAGCCGCACGTCTCGGCGCTGGACCGCAGGCTCAGCATCTCGTGGAGTTCTGGGCAGAAGGTCGTCGTCTCGACGGCACGGAGATCGAGCGGACGTTCCAGGTATTCGGCACCGGTCACCCGTTGCCCGAGGGGGCACGCTGGTGGGGGACCACCGCCCGCACTCCGGAAGGGCTCGTCTGGCACCTGTACGAGGTGCCCAGCGGTGAGGGGCAGGGGCAGGGCTGATGGCCATCCACGCCGATTCCGTAGAGGAAGCGTTGCGCACCATCACGCTCCCGCCCGGCCCCGCGCTCCTGTACGTGACCGAGGGCGACAACCCTACGATCACCGTCCTCGATCGGGCCGACCCCGACTTGATGCGGCATCGGGACCGGGCTATCTGCCGGGCGCTCCTGGTGTACGTCGTCGAAGACATGGACACGCCGTGAACGTCCTCCGCCGTGCTTGGCGTGTCCTCGCAGACACGCCCACCAGCAAAGCCGCCGACGCCTGGACCCGGCTGCACACCGCGCTCAAGATGGGCCAGAGCGAACTGGTGACGGTCAACATGTCGGACACCGTCATCCGTGAGGAAGCCGCGCCTGGCGAGCCGGCCGCCCGAGGTGCGCGACGGACGGAATGCTCCTTCGTCAACGAGCTGGGGAATCATATTTTGGTTGACTCCCGGCTCGACGGCTCGGAAGTCACCATGGTGATCTCCGGACCCGCCAGCGTTTGTGAGAACACAGTCACAATCATGGAGGCCTTGGAGGTGCACCGG
This window contains:
- a CDS encoding TROVE domain-containing protein translates to MARDPLAGISTITTPQTQRIPGRTDQVLNNAGGYVFAKDTWERVEDFILLGTCGGTYYVGEDKLTADNADVLFVAVAEDGPRVVNLIVAISTARPPRAPKPRPAIFALAAAFARGDLDTRQAVKAALPLVVRTTDHLAMFVGYLKNLGGKASRNGSGLVVGRALRTALASWFLRDEPDNVAFRACKAMQRKTPQGEALALRDVLRIAHPKADTAQHRALFGWIAGNVTDDEARDELPAVDRFLTAKAVTSVDEAIRVVGELRVPWEFLPDAMLREPAVWEALVDTVGMTALIRNLARMTRIGALKPMGDATGRAVARLTNGEAIVRARIHPMDAWLAMRVYASGTAQPNPRADVQTWKPVPAILDALEETYELSFGGVEPSGKRLLVAVDSSGSMSGGWGGRLTMGGSPLGAPYEVGCAMAVMLARIERGNVHVIDVDTSVHASKVTPRTNLREIASWRPSGGGTNLALPFDWARQEQLNVDGIVLFTDNETWAGRTHASQSLTAYRKAINPATRVVVAAMTAAGHTIGDPNDPGVLNMAGLDASLPMVVNGFIRS
- a CDS encoding helix-turn-helix domain-containing protein produces the protein MERDLRRAFFMFGGALNPDVDPDIDPSEVVTPSQAAARFGVPAGTVRSWISRRRIKPIGAIGRYNVYDYRVLAKVEFEMNYQPDEAEVA
- a CDS encoding DUF7352 domain-containing protein yields the protein MARCMLRYQVVVNDRPQGFKLGGNPVHVEAARLGAGPQAQHLVEFWAEGRRLDGTEIERTFQVFGTGHPLPEGARWWGTTARTPEGLVWHLYEVPSGEGQGQG